The following proteins are co-located in the Eptesicus fuscus isolate TK198812 chromosome 9, DD_ASM_mEF_20220401, whole genome shotgun sequence genome:
- the TMEM201 gene encoding transmembrane protein 201 isoform X2 → MEGVSALLARCPTAGLAGGLGVTACAAAGVLLYRIARRTKPTHTTVNCWFCAQDTVVPYGNRNCWDCPHCEQYNGFQENGDYNKPIPAQYLEHLNHVVSSAPSPRAPAQPQQWVSSQVLLCRRCSHHQTTKIKQLAAFSPRDEGRYDEEIEVYRHHLEQIYKLCRPCQAAVEHYIKHQNRQLRALLVSHQFRRREADQSHTQSFCSSAVKAPVQVIVLRVLAFLACAFLLATTLYGTSDPFAPGVSLPPALPPGGNGSAAPDNGTAPEAEGWRQLLGLLPEHMTEKLQEAWAYGRGHQTGVAVLGLLTCLLAMLLAGRIRLRRIDAFCTCLWALLLGLHLAEQYLQASSPSWLDTLKFGTMSLCCLVGLMAAVATRKATGPRRFRPRRYLPGDSAGLFPTCPSLAIPYPSVAASSPSLFLPTSPGFLPLTNQQLFRSPRRASPSSLPGRLSRALSLGTIPSLTRADSGYLFSGSRPPSQMSPSGEAPVSDYYSLLLGSCPSSPFPSPAPSVAGSVASSTGSLRHRRPLISPARLNLKGQKLLLFPSPPGEAPSTPSSSDEHLPLNGSHFSIEAPQVPQRQPAPDTKHTVELSVPGWPVSTH, encoded by the exons ATGGAGGGAGTGAGCGCGCTGCTGGCCCGCTGCCCCACGGCAGGCCTGGCCGGCGGCCTGGGGGTCACGGCGTGCGCCGCGGCCGGCGTGCTGCTCTACCGGATCGCGCGGAG GACGAAGCCGACTCACACCACTGTCAACTGCTGGTTCTGCGCCCAGGACACGGTGGTGCCCTACGGGAACCGCAACTGCTGGGACTGCCCCCACTGCGAGCAGTACAACGGCTTCCAGGAG aatGGTGACTACAATAAGCCGATCCCCGCGCAGTACCTGGAGCACCTGAACCACGTGGTGAGCAGCGCGCCCAGCCCCCGCGCCCCGGCGCAGCCACAGCAGTGGGTGAGCAGCCAGGTGCTGCTGTGCAGGAGGTGCAGCCACCACCAGACCACCAAGATCAAGCAGCTGGCCGCCTTCTCGCCTCGGGATGAG GGCAGGTATGACGAGGAGATCGAGGTGTACCGGCACCACCTGGAGCAGATCTACAAGCTGTGCCGGCCGTGCCAGGCGGCCGTGGAGCACTACATCAAGCACCAGAACCGCCAGCTGCGCGCCCTGCTGGTCAGCCACCAGTTCAGGCGCCGGGAGGCCGACCAGAGCCACACGCAG agcTTCTGCTCGTCCGCGGTGAAGGCCCCGGTCCAGGTCATCGTGCTCCGCGTCCTCGCcttcctggcctgtgccttcctgCTGGCCACCACTCTCTACGGCACCAGCGACCCCTTTGCCCCGGgggtctccctgcccccagctttgCCCCCTGGTGGCAATGGCTCGGCTGCTCCTGACAATGGCACTGCCCCTGAGGCTGAGGGCTGGCGGCAACTGCTGGGCCTGCTGCCGGAGCACATGACAGAGAAGCTGCAGGAGGCCTGGGCCTACGGGCGGGGCCACCAGACGGGCGTCGCGGTGCTgggcctgctcacctgcctgctggccatgCTGCTGGCCGGCCGCATCAG GCTCCGGAGGATTGACGCCTTCTGCACCTGCCTGTGGGCCCTGCTGCTGGGTCTGCACCTGGCCGAACAGTACCTGCAGGCCAGCTCGCCCAGCTGGCTGGACACGCTCAAGTTCGGCACCATGTCCCTGTGCTGCCTGGTGGGCTTGATGGCAGCTGTGGCCACAAGGAAGGCGACGGGCCCACGGAGGTTCCGGCCCCGAAG GTACCTCCCCGGAGACTCGGCCGGCCTGTTCCCCACGTGCCCCAGCCTGGCCATCCCCTACCCGAGCGTCGCAGCCTCTTCGccgtctctcttcctccccacctcgCCCGGCTTCCTGCCCCTCACCAACCAGCAGCTGTTCCGGTCTCCCCGACGGGCCTCGCCCTCCTCGCTGCCAGGCCGCCTCAGCCGGGCCCTCTCGCTGGGCACCATACCCTCTCTGACCCGAGCAG ACTCGGGGTATCTGTTCAGCGGGAGCCGCCCGCCGTCTCAGATGTCTCCATCCGGGGAGGCCCCTGTTTCAG ATTACTACTCTCTGCTGCTGGGGAGCTGCCCCTCGTCCCCATTCCCTTCCCCGGCGCCCTCCGTGGCCGGCTCGGTGGCCTCCAGCACCGGCTCTCTGCGCCACCGCAGGCCCCTCATCAGCCCTGCCCGGCTCAACCTGAAGGGGCAGAAGCTGCTGCTGTTCCCGTCGCCGCCCGGGGaggcccccagcacccccagcaGCTCAGACGAACACTTGCCCCTCAACGGCAGCCACTTCAGCATCGAGGCACCCCAGGTCCCACAGAGGCAGCCGGCGCCGGACACGAAGCACACCGTGG AATTGTCTGTCCCGGGGTGGCCCGTGAGCACCCACTGA
- the TMEM201 gene encoding transmembrane protein 201 isoform X1 yields the protein MEGVSALLARCPTAGLAGGLGVTACAAAGVLLYRIARRTKPTHTTVNCWFCAQDTVVPYGNRNCWDCPHCEQYNGFQENGDYNKPIPAQYLEHLNHVVSSAPSPRAPAQPQQWVSSQVLLCRRCSHHQTTKIKQLAAFSPRDEGRYDEEIEVYRHHLEQIYKLCRPCQAAVEHYIKHQNRQLRALLVSHQFRRREADQSHTQSFCSSAVKAPVQVIVLRVLAFLACAFLLATTLYGTSDPFAPGVSLPPALPPGGNGSAAPDNGTAPEAEGWRQLLGLLPEHMTEKLQEAWAYGRGHQTGVAVLGLLTCLLAMLLAGRIRLRRIDAFCTCLWALLLGLHLAEQYLQASSPSWLDTLKFGTMSLCCLVGLMAAVATRKATGPRRFRPRRYLPGDSAGLFPTCPSLAIPYPSVAASSPSLFLPTSPGFLPLTNQQLFRSPRRASPSSLPGRLSRALSLGTIPSLTRADSGYLFSGSRPPSQMSPSGEAPVSDYYSLLLGSCPSSPFPSPAPSVAGSVASSTGSLRHRRPLISPARLNLKGQKLLLFPSPPGEAPSTPSSSDEHLPLNGSHFSIEAPQVPQRQPAPDTKHTVDMRSMREGGSAYSSHSIKKEDDSSQSSTCAVDTTTQGCPEETSWRGRFGPSLVQGLLAVSLTANALFTSAYLYQSLR from the exons ATGGAGGGAGTGAGCGCGCTGCTGGCCCGCTGCCCCACGGCAGGCCTGGCCGGCGGCCTGGGGGTCACGGCGTGCGCCGCGGCCGGCGTGCTGCTCTACCGGATCGCGCGGAG GACGAAGCCGACTCACACCACTGTCAACTGCTGGTTCTGCGCCCAGGACACGGTGGTGCCCTACGGGAACCGCAACTGCTGGGACTGCCCCCACTGCGAGCAGTACAACGGCTTCCAGGAG aatGGTGACTACAATAAGCCGATCCCCGCGCAGTACCTGGAGCACCTGAACCACGTGGTGAGCAGCGCGCCCAGCCCCCGCGCCCCGGCGCAGCCACAGCAGTGGGTGAGCAGCCAGGTGCTGCTGTGCAGGAGGTGCAGCCACCACCAGACCACCAAGATCAAGCAGCTGGCCGCCTTCTCGCCTCGGGATGAG GGCAGGTATGACGAGGAGATCGAGGTGTACCGGCACCACCTGGAGCAGATCTACAAGCTGTGCCGGCCGTGCCAGGCGGCCGTGGAGCACTACATCAAGCACCAGAACCGCCAGCTGCGCGCCCTGCTGGTCAGCCACCAGTTCAGGCGCCGGGAGGCCGACCAGAGCCACACGCAG agcTTCTGCTCGTCCGCGGTGAAGGCCCCGGTCCAGGTCATCGTGCTCCGCGTCCTCGCcttcctggcctgtgccttcctgCTGGCCACCACTCTCTACGGCACCAGCGACCCCTTTGCCCCGGgggtctccctgcccccagctttgCCCCCTGGTGGCAATGGCTCGGCTGCTCCTGACAATGGCACTGCCCCTGAGGCTGAGGGCTGGCGGCAACTGCTGGGCCTGCTGCCGGAGCACATGACAGAGAAGCTGCAGGAGGCCTGGGCCTACGGGCGGGGCCACCAGACGGGCGTCGCGGTGCTgggcctgctcacctgcctgctggccatgCTGCTGGCCGGCCGCATCAG GCTCCGGAGGATTGACGCCTTCTGCACCTGCCTGTGGGCCCTGCTGCTGGGTCTGCACCTGGCCGAACAGTACCTGCAGGCCAGCTCGCCCAGCTGGCTGGACACGCTCAAGTTCGGCACCATGTCCCTGTGCTGCCTGGTGGGCTTGATGGCAGCTGTGGCCACAAGGAAGGCGACGGGCCCACGGAGGTTCCGGCCCCGAAG GTACCTCCCCGGAGACTCGGCCGGCCTGTTCCCCACGTGCCCCAGCCTGGCCATCCCCTACCCGAGCGTCGCAGCCTCTTCGccgtctctcttcctccccacctcgCCCGGCTTCCTGCCCCTCACCAACCAGCAGCTGTTCCGGTCTCCCCGACGGGCCTCGCCCTCCTCGCTGCCAGGCCGCCTCAGCCGGGCCCTCTCGCTGGGCACCATACCCTCTCTGACCCGAGCAG ACTCGGGGTATCTGTTCAGCGGGAGCCGCCCGCCGTCTCAGATGTCTCCATCCGGGGAGGCCCCTGTTTCAG ATTACTACTCTCTGCTGCTGGGGAGCTGCCCCTCGTCCCCATTCCCTTCCCCGGCGCCCTCCGTGGCCGGCTCGGTGGCCTCCAGCACCGGCTCTCTGCGCCACCGCAGGCCCCTCATCAGCCCTGCCCGGCTCAACCTGAAGGGGCAGAAGCTGCTGCTGTTCCCGTCGCCGCCCGGGGaggcccccagcacccccagcaGCTCAGACGAACACTTGCCCCTCAACGGCAGCCACTTCAGCATCGAGGCACCCCAGGTCCCACAGAGGCAGCCGGCGCCGGACACGAAGCACACCGTGG ACATGAGGTCCATGCGGGAGGGAGGCAGCGCCTACAGCAGCCACTCCATCAAGAAGGAGGACGACTCATCGCAGTCCTCCACATGCGCGGTGGACACCACCACCCAAGGGTGCCCCGAGGAGACCAGCTGGAGAG GTCGGTTTGGCCCCTCCCTGGTCCAGGGCCTCCTGGCCGTGAGCTTGACTGCCAACGCCCTCTTCACCTCGGCCTACCTGTACCAGAGCCTGCGCTGA